In the Euphorbia lathyris chromosome 5, ddEupLath1.1, whole genome shotgun sequence genome, one interval contains:
- the LOC136230994 gene encoding 14-3-3-like protein G-BOX factor 14 kappa isoform X2, whose translation MATVIPENLTRDQCVYMAKLAEQAERYEEMVQFMEKLVTSSTPGSELTVEERNLLSVAYKNVIGSLRAAWRIVSSIEQKEEGRKNEEHVVLVKEYRSKVENELSAVCAGILRILDSNLIPSAAASESKVFYLKMKGDYHRYLAEFKFGDERKTAAEDTMLAYKAAQDIAMTELASTHPIRLGLALNFSVFYYEILNSSEKACSMAKQAFEEAIAELDTLGEESYKDSTLIMQLLRDNLTLWTSDMQIDEA comes from the exons ATGGCGACTGTTATACCGGAAAACCTAACCAGAGACCAGTGCGTTTACATGGCCAAACTCGCCGAGCAAGCTGAGCGCTATGAGGAGATGGTGCAGTTCATGGAGAAGCTTGTTACTTCCTCGACTCCCGGTTCTGAACTCACCGTCGAGGAGAGGAATCTGCTTTCTGTGGCTTACAAGAACGTCATCGGCTCACTCCGTGCTGCATGGAGGATTGTTTCCTCGATCGAGCAGAAGGAGGAAGGGCGCAAGAACGAGGAGCACGTTGTGCTTGTCAAGGAGTATAGATCTAAGGTTGAGAATGAATTATCCGCTGTTTGCGCTGGGATTTTGAGGATCCTGGACTCCAATTTGATTCCGTCGGCAGCGGCTAGTGAATCCAAGGTCTTTTACTTAAAGATGAAAGGGGATTACCACAGGTATCTGGCGGAGTTTAAATTTGGGGATGAGAGGAAAACTGCTGCGGAGGATACTATGTTGGCTTACAAAGCTGCTCAG GATATCGCTATGACTGAGCTTGCATCAACACACCCTATAAGGTTGGGGTTGGCACTCAACTTCTCGGTGTTTTATTATGAGATTCTCAATTCATCAGAGAAAGCTTGCAGTATGGCAAAACAG GCCTTTGAAGAAGCCATTGCAGAGCTGGACACGTTGGGAGAGGAGTCATACAAGGATAGTACTCTGATCATGCAACTTCTGAGGGATAACCTCACCCTTTGGACTTCAGATATGCAG ATAGATGAGGCATAG
- the LOC136230995 gene encoding protein CURVATURE THYLAKOID 1D, chloroplastic, which produces MELCTTQSISNLPRVFISNPTLLRLHSPFIHRHAQIPSSSRFSPLHSRGFIFCTNSVPRATLNEETSTGATRYTTEEIGSTVAVETDSPIENKAFTESPATEAPNEESPVNGQLNEFLENLNIKVDSEDTYSLLLLGGGSVVALWLASAVVGAIDSIPLFPKLMEVVGLGYTLWFTTRYLLFKENRDELGAKIEELKQQVVGSMDE; this is translated from the exons ATGGAGCTCTGTACTACTCAATCCATCTCTAATCTCCCTAGAGTTTTCATCTCAAACCCTACACTTCTGCGCCTCCATTCCCCCTTCATTCACAGGCATGCTCAAATCCCTAGCTCCAGCCGCTTCTCCCCTCTCCATTCCC GTGGATTTATCTTTTGTACTAACTCAGTGCCGAGAGCTACATTGAATGAGGAAACTTCAACCGGAGCCACTCGGTATACCACCGAAGAAATTGGCAGTACGGTGGCAGTGGAAACTGATTCTCCGATTGAAAATAAAGCTTTCACTGAAAGCCCAGCGACTGAAGCGCCCAATGAGGAGTCTCCTGTCAATGGACAATTAAATGAGTTTTTGGAGAACCTCAATATTAAG GTCGACTCAGAAGACACCTATTCCCTCCTGCTGCTTGGTGGCGGCTCTGTGGTAGCGTTATGGTTAGCATCAGCTGTTGTTGGTGCAATTGATTCTATTCCATTG TTTCCGAAGTTGATGGAAGTCGTGGGACTTGGCTATACCTTGTGGTTCACAACTCGTTATTTACTATTTAAG GAAAATAGGGATGAGTTGGGTGCTAAAATTGAAGAGCTTAAGCAACAGGTTGTTGGGTCCATGGATGAATGA
- the LOC136230994 gene encoding 14-3-3-like protein G-BOX factor 14 kappa isoform X1 — MATVIPENLTRDQCVYMAKLAEQAERYEEMVQFMEKLVTSSTPGSELTVEERNLLSVAYKNVIGSLRAAWRIVSSIEQKEEGRKNEEHVVLVKEYRSKVENELSAVCAGILRILDSNLIPSAAASESKVFYLKMKGDYHRYLAEFKFGDERKTAAEDTMLAYKAAQDIAMTELASTHPIRLGLALNFSVFYYEILNSSEKACSMAKQAFEEAIAELDTLGEESYKDSTLIMQLLRDNLTLWTSDMQEQIDEA; from the exons ATGGCGACTGTTATACCGGAAAACCTAACCAGAGACCAGTGCGTTTACATGGCCAAACTCGCCGAGCAAGCTGAGCGCTATGAGGAGATGGTGCAGTTCATGGAGAAGCTTGTTACTTCCTCGACTCCCGGTTCTGAACTCACCGTCGAGGAGAGGAATCTGCTTTCTGTGGCTTACAAGAACGTCATCGGCTCACTCCGTGCTGCATGGAGGATTGTTTCCTCGATCGAGCAGAAGGAGGAAGGGCGCAAGAACGAGGAGCACGTTGTGCTTGTCAAGGAGTATAGATCTAAGGTTGAGAATGAATTATCCGCTGTTTGCGCTGGGATTTTGAGGATCCTGGACTCCAATTTGATTCCGTCGGCAGCGGCTAGTGAATCCAAGGTCTTTTACTTAAAGATGAAAGGGGATTACCACAGGTATCTGGCGGAGTTTAAATTTGGGGATGAGAGGAAAACTGCTGCGGAGGATACTATGTTGGCTTACAAAGCTGCTCAG GATATCGCTATGACTGAGCTTGCATCAACACACCCTATAAGGTTGGGGTTGGCACTCAACTTCTCGGTGTTTTATTATGAGATTCTCAATTCATCAGAGAAAGCTTGCAGTATGGCAAAACAG GCCTTTGAAGAAGCCATTGCAGAGCTGGACACGTTGGGAGAGGAGTCATACAAGGATAGTACTCTGATCATGCAACTTCTGAGGGATAACCTCACCCTTTGGACTTCAGATATGCAG GAGCAGATAGATGAGGCATAG